In one window of Tenacibaculum mesophilum DNA:
- a CDS encoding CDP-alcohol phosphatidyltransferase family protein, with amino-acid sequence MKKYIPNLLTLGNLLCGTIATIFAIKGDFFATAILVMLGILFDFFDGFAARMLKVQGELGKQLDSLADMVTSGVVPGIVMMQMLVNALDIDAVGYFGVDEYGATGSNLPYLGLLLTLGAGYRLAKFNIDERQSDSFIGVPTPAMSLFVISLPLIAQFDKESFLIGFIENQYFLMLITILFTYLMNAEIPLFSLKFKNFYFKDNVIKYVFLALSVILIVTLKIVAIPIIILSYVILSIVNNSDKKLSLK; translated from the coding sequence AAAAAATATATCCCTAATTTATTAACTTTAGGAAACCTGTTATGTGGTACTATTGCTACTATTTTTGCTATAAAAGGTGATTTTTTTGCCACAGCAATTTTGGTAATGCTAGGGATACTTTTTGATTTTTTTGATGGATTTGCCGCTCGTATGTTAAAGGTACAGGGTGAATTAGGAAAGCAGTTAGATAGTTTAGCAGATATGGTAACGAGTGGGGTAGTACCGGGAATTGTAATGATGCAAATGTTGGTGAATGCTTTAGACATAGATGCTGTTGGATATTTTGGAGTTGATGAATACGGAGCAACAGGTAGTAACTTACCATATTTAGGATTATTGTTAACACTGGGAGCTGGATATCGTTTAGCGAAGTTTAATATTGATGAACGTCAATCTGATAGTTTTATAGGTGTGCCGACACCAGCAATGAGTTTATTTGTGATTTCATTGCCATTAATAGCTCAATTTGATAAAGAATCGTTTTTAATAGGTTTTATTGAAAATCAATATTTTTTGATGTTAATTACAATATTATTTACGTATCTAATGAATGCTGAAATTCCTTTATTTTCTCTGAAATTTAAGAACTTTTATTTTAAAGATAATGTGATTAAGTATGTGTTTTTAGCTTTGTCAGTTATATTAATTGTAACGCTAAAAATAGTAGCAATTCCAATAATTATTCTTTCTTATGTAATACTATCTATAGTAAATAATTCAGACAAAAAGCTTTCTTTAAAATAG
- a CDS encoding carboxymuconolactone decarboxylase family protein — protein sequence MSQKIQEFNDYRAKMNEKILASDNKVIKRIFNLDTNAYTEGHLPVKTKELLGLVASAVLRCDDCIAYHLETAYKNGVTREEMMETMSIATLVGGTIVIPHLRRAVEFWEALENEA from the coding sequence ATGTCACAAAAAATCCAAGAGTTTAACGACTATCGTGCTAAAATGAACGAAAAGATTTTAGCTTCAGACAATAAAGTAATCAAACGTATTTTTAATTTAGATACTAACGCATACACAGAAGGACATCTTCCCGTAAAAACAAAAGAACTTTTAGGCTTAGTAGCTTCTGCTGTATTACGTTGTGATGACTGTATTGCTTACCATTTAGAAACAGCATATAAAAATGGTGTAACAAGAGAGGAAATGATGGAAACCATGAGCATTGCTACATTAGTAGGCGGTACTATTGTTATTCCTCATTTAAGAAGAGCTGTAGAGTTTTGGGAAGCTTTAGAAAACGAAGCTTAA